A genomic stretch from Methylophilus medardicus includes:
- the xseA gene encoding exodeoxyribonuclease VII large subunit: MSNPLSTPIKQILNVSDLTRLTKELLETSFPLFWISGEISNFTRAASGHWYFSLKDDRAQVRCVMFKGRNSLVDRMPREGDLIEARATVTLYEARGDFQLTVEFMQPAGLGRLYEAFEQLKQRLQAEGLFDVSRKQTIPTNPQRIGVVTSPDAAALRDVLTAIRRRYPGMGVVIYPTPVQGKDAAARIAQAIGLADQRQEVDTLLICRGGGSIEDLWSFNEEVVARAVADCRLPTISGVGHETDFTIVDFVADLRAATPTAAAELACPDQSQLRQQVMQSRHNLMRTMQSLLRQHAQTLDYLSRRLISPAQQLQQQTQTVKQWQHRLTLAMQQQLHRQQRLLQSYANSLQQLNPHQVLARGYAIVKNAQGHAITDTAALSLHEPLRVTLHQGEAKVVVTQLLPPKA; encoded by the coding sequence ATGTCCAATCCGTTATCGACACCTATTAAACAAATCTTGAATGTCAGCGACCTGACGAGGCTGACCAAGGAGCTGCTCGAAACCAGCTTTCCACTATTTTGGATCAGTGGCGAGATCTCCAATTTCACCCGCGCGGCCAGTGGTCACTGGTATTTTTCGCTGAAGGATGATCGCGCACAGGTGCGTTGCGTGATGTTTAAAGGCCGAAATAGTCTGGTTGATCGCATGCCGCGAGAAGGTGATCTCATCGAGGCCCGGGCAACCGTGACTTTGTATGAGGCCAGGGGTGACTTTCAACTCACCGTTGAATTTATGCAACCAGCTGGCTTGGGGCGCTTATACGAGGCATTTGAGCAATTAAAACAACGCCTGCAAGCGGAAGGCCTGTTCGATGTGTCACGCAAACAAACCATCCCGACCAATCCCCAACGCATCGGCGTGGTCACCTCGCCCGATGCCGCTGCCTTACGCGATGTGCTGACAGCGATCCGCAGACGCTATCCTGGCATGGGTGTGGTCATCTACCCGACGCCGGTACAAGGCAAGGACGCTGCAGCGCGCATCGCGCAAGCAATAGGGTTGGCAGACCAGCGGCAAGAGGTCGATACACTGCTGATTTGCCGAGGCGGGGGCAGTATTGAGGATTTGTGGTCATTTAACGAAGAAGTTGTCGCGCGTGCTGTGGCCGATTGTCGCTTACCCACCATCAGCGGTGTGGGCCATGAAACCGATTTTACCATCGTGGATTTTGTCGCAGACCTGCGCGCAGCCACCCCAACAGCGGCGGCGGAGCTGGCCTGCCCGGACCAATCGCAGCTGCGCCAACAGGTGATGCAATCGCGGCATAACCTCATGCGCACCATGCAATCCCTGTTGCGCCAGCATGCACAGACACTAGACTATTTATCGCGCAGACTGATTTCACCTGCACAGCAGTTGCAACAACAAACACAGACAGTTAAGCAGTGGCAACATCGCCTCACACTGGCGATGCAGCAACAACTACACCGTCAGCAGCGTCTCCTGCAATCGTATGCCAACAGCCTACAACAATTGAACCCGCACCAAGTGTTGGCCAGAGGCTATGCCATTGTCAAAAACGCACAAGGCCACGCGATCACCGACACCGCCGCGTTAAGCCTGCATGAACCCCTACGGGTCACCTTGCACCAAGGCGAGGCAAAGGTCGTGGTCACGCAATTGCTGCCGCCCAAAGCGTAG
- a CDS encoding transglycosylase SLT domain-containing protein, producing the protein MQWKTPRVIEWAGIRTRLMYALSLGAALSPSLSQADENMYPALVDEADQGDTPATPTTHYREQFATSHAAYKQFIKLQVSLATGSKNSLGLSSYEQAHTHFCALASASPDPDAQFALGWFYSMGKGVPVNHDIAARLFSLAAIQGHRAAREWLDNSPGNPALAVLPACLQPQGNSAAEVLFRKRGPIYQLVKKHAPVYGVDVDFAMAVIAVESGFNPQATSRKKAQGLMQLLPDTQARFHVRDAYDPEQNIKGGLSYLRWLITHFKGDVELVAAAYNAGENAVQRHQGIPPYPETREYVKRIGRYYKKKHHEVRRDAALQQGAPMSAAS; encoded by the coding sequence ATGCAATGGAAGACACCCCGTGTGATTGAGTGGGCTGGTATCCGCACGCGCCTCATGTATGCACTGTCCTTAGGGGCTGCATTGTCACCCAGTCTGTCTCAGGCTGATGAGAACATGTACCCTGCGTTGGTGGATGAGGCCGATCAGGGAGATACGCCCGCAACGCCCACAACCCACTACCGCGAACAGTTCGCGACGAGTCATGCGGCTTATAAACAATTCATCAAGTTGCAGGTGAGCTTGGCGACGGGCAGCAAAAATAGTCTGGGCTTAAGCAGTTATGAACAGGCACACACGCATTTTTGTGCCTTGGCGTCTGCGTCGCCTGACCCAGATGCGCAGTTTGCGCTCGGCTGGTTTTATAGCATGGGCAAAGGCGTGCCGGTCAATCATGATATTGCTGCTCGTCTGTTTAGTTTGGCGGCAATACAAGGTCATCGCGCGGCCAGAGAGTGGTTAGATAACTCCCCGGGTAACCCTGCGCTGGCAGTGTTGCCCGCATGCCTGCAACCACAAGGCAATTCTGCGGCAGAGGTCTTGTTTCGAAAACGTGGGCCCATTTATCAATTGGTTAAAAAGCACGCGCCCGTGTATGGGGTGGATGTCGATTTTGCCATGGCCGTGATCGCTGTAGAGTCTGGGTTTAATCCCCAAGCGACCTCGCGTAAAAAAGCACAAGGATTGATGCAATTGTTGCCGGACACACAAGCCAGGTTTCATGTACGGGATGCTTACGACCCGGAACAAAACATCAAAGGCGGCTTATCTTATTTGCGCTGGTTGATCACGCACTTTAAGGGCGATGTCGAATTGGTGGCGGCCGCTTACAACGCGGGTGAAAACGCAGTGCAACGACATCAAGGCATCCCGCCCTATCCCGAAACGCGTGAATACGTTAAACGCATT